TGTGGCTCCGCTTGTCCGCAATCCGTACGAACCCAACCAACCGACCACCACGCATGCTCAAGATCGCCGGCGCAACGCTGCACGACCCGGCCAACGGGGTAGACGGCCGGCAGGCGGACTTGTGGATCGACGGCGGAAAGATCGTCGCCCCGCCGGACAATCCTGCGGTCAAGCCCGCCCGCGTGCTGGACGCCAAGGGGCTGATCGCGATGCCCGGGGGCGTGGACATGCACTGCCACATCGCGGGACCGAAGGTCAACGCGGCGCGTGAGCTGCGGTGCGACGACCGCCGCGCCGAGGACCAGCGGATCGCCCGCCGCGAGGGGTTCCGCAGCGGCACGCTAGGCAGCGTCCCCAGCACGTTCGCCACGGGCTACAAGTACGCGGGCCTGGGCTACACCACGGCCTTCGACGCCGCGGTTCCGCCGATGGCCGCCCGGCATGCGCACCTGGAGCTCGCCGACACGCCCTGCATCGACAGCGGCTTCTACGTGCTGCTGGGCAACAACCACTACGTGATGGACTGCCTGAAGCAGCGTGACCCGGCGCGGCTGCGCTCGTACCTGGCGTGGCTGCTGGGCGCCACGAAGGGCTACGCGCCGAAGCTGGTGAACCCGGGCGGTGTGGAAGTGTGGAAGCAATCGGGGCAGGACGCCCTGCAAGGGCTGGAAGACAAGGTCCCGCAGTTTGACGTTTCGCCGCGGGAGATCATCCGCGGCGTCGCCCAGGCGGCGGCCGAGCTCGGGCTCCCCCACCCGGTGCACCTGCACTGCAACCAACTCGGCATGCCGGGCAACTGGCGGACCACGCTCGACAGCATGCACGCGCTCGAGGGCTGCCGCGCCCACCTGACGCACATCCAGTTCCACAGCTACGGCGGCGGCGATGAGGACGAGGGCACGCTTGCCAGCCGCGTGCAGCCGCTGGTGGAGCACGTTAACCGCCACGAAAACCTGACCGTCGACGTGGGTCAGGTGCTGTTCGGCGCCACCACCAACATGACCGGCGACGGGCCGCTCGGGCACTACCTTTACCGCACCACCGGGGACCGCTGGTACTGCCACGACACCGAGGTCGAAGCCGGGTGCGGGGTGCTGCCGATGGAGTACCGCGACAAGAACCTGTTCAACGCGTTGCAGTGGGCCATCGGGCTGGAGTGGCACCTGATGATCGACGACCCGTGGCGGCTGGCGCTCAGCACCGACAGCCCCAACGGCGGCTCATTCCTCGCCTACCCCGAGCTGATCCGCCTGCTGATGGACCGCGACCACCGCAACGAGGTGCTCTCCCGCTGCCCGCCCAAGCTGCAGGACCGCTGCGGGCTTGCCGGGCTGGACCGCGAGTACACGCTGAACGAGATCGCGATCATCACCCGCGCAAGCCCGGCAAGGATCCTCGGCCTGCCGAACAAGGGGCGATTGGACGCCGGCGCCGACGCGGACATCACGCTCTACACGCCCAGCGACAACGCCGCGGAGATGTTCGCGCTGCCGCGGTACGTGCTCAAAGCGGGCGAGCTGATCATCGACAACTATGAGCCGTGCGCTGCGCCCGACGGCAAGACGCTCTGCGTCGCGCCCGACTACGACCCTACGCCGCTGTCGGACATGGAGAAGTGGTTCGCCAGCGAGTACTCGGTCCAGATGAGCCACTACGGCGTCCGCGATGACGAGACGCCCCGCGCCGAAGTCACCCCGACCGGCTAGCCCCCGTGGGCGTGCTCGGCGGGCGTGGCGTCGCCCTGCACGGTGATTGGCTCTTTGAAGGTCATGGTGCGGTGCGGGAACGGGATCTCGATCTCAGCGCCGTCGAGTCGGCGTTTGATCTCCTGCACCACCTCGTCGCGTGACGCCCGCTGCTCCTTTGGGGTGGAGCCGGCCCACCAGCAGACCTCGAAGTTGATGCTCGAGTCGCCGAACTCGCGGGCGAAGACTTCGGGCTGAGGATTAGCTTTGACGCTGTCACAGGCGACGAGCGCGTCGTGGATGGTCTGCTGTGCGGACGACAGGTCGGTCGTGTAGTCGACGCCGCAGATTAGGCGGGCCCGCCGGGTTGGTCTGCTGGTCATCACCCGGACCGGCGACTTGAAAAGCTGGGCGTTGGGCAGCACAACCAGCTGCCCATCCACCTGGCGGATGGTCGTCATGCGGATGGTGGTTTCCTCAACGGCGCCCTCGATGTCGCCGCACTCGATGAAGTCGCCGTTCTCGAACGGGAACCGCCACAGGATGAGCACGCCGGCGAAGAAGTTCTCCACGATGTCCTTGAACGCGAATCCGATCGCGATGGACCCCAGGCCAAACACCGTCAGCACCTTGGCGATGGTCATGCCCGGGAAGATGATCACGGCCGCCACGAGCAGCCCGACAACCCACACCGCCGCGTAGGCCACCTGGCGGAGCAGGTCCTTGAGGCTGCGCCGCAGCCGCACCCGCGTGAGGGCCTTGCGGGTCACGCGGTCGGCCAGCGCTGCCACGCCCCAAGTGACCAGCAGGATCAGCAACGCGGCCACGATCAGCGGCAGCCTCGCGAGGAAGTCTTCTAGCATGCCCGACAGGCTTCCGACGACCGTGCTCACGGCGTCGTCGATGGAGCGGATTTCGGGCGTCTGGATCTCCGGGGCGTCGTCGGCTTCATCGGCCGCTTGCGCCAACAGCAACGTGTTCACGGCGGTGCTCGCTGAGGGTAGGTGCTTGCCTGCTACCCCCTATTGTGGGGCTGCGATCCAGGACGACCACCCGTGGCGCGAAAGCGGCCGTTGGCTGCGTGCTGGGTAACCAGTCTGGCGCCGAATCAGTCAGCGACGGGCTCGCTACTCCGTGATAAACCGTACGCAAACGGGGCGGGGCGCCTTGATCGGTTCGCCGATTGGCGTGAGCTCGCCCGTCTGCTGGTTAACACGGAAGACGCTCACGCTGTCAGAGTCCTGGCCGCAGGCCAGCAGGTACTCCCCGGACGGGACGATGCCGAAGTTGCGGGGCGTGCGGACCCGTGCCGGCGTGTGCCCATTAGGCGTGAGCGTCCCAGTTGCCGGATCGATCGCGAAGACCGCGATGCTGTCGTGCCCGCGGTTCGACCCGTAGACGAACCGCCCGCTGGGGTGCACGTGGACGTCCGCGCACGAGTTGCGGCCGTCGTAGTCCGCGGGCAGCGTGCTCTGCAGGTCAAGCTGCTCGAGGGCGCCAGTCGCGGGGTCCCACGCGAGCGATGCGAGCGTGCTCGAGAGTTCGTTGATCACCAGCAGCAAACGCCCCTTGGGGTGGAACGCCAGGTGGCGGGGCCCGGCGCCCGCGGGCATGGAGAACGACGGCGGGTCGTGCGGGGCGAGCTCGCCGGTCTGCTCGTCGAAGCGGTAGACGTACACCTTGTCCGTGCCGAGGTCGGCCGCCAGCGCGAAGCGGTTGCTGGGGTCGGTCACGATGCAGTGCGCGTGCGGGCCGCTCTGCCGCGACTCGATGACGCTCCTGCCGGTGTGCTGGTGGAAGCTGACAGCCGGGCCGACTTTTCCGTTCGGCTGCACCGGCAGCGAGGCCACCGTTCCCGCTCCGTAGTTGGCGATCAGCAGAAATTTGGACCGATTGTCGAGCGAGACGTAGCAGGGCCCACCCCCGGCCGTTGGGGCCGCGTTCAGCTCCGACCACTCACCCGCCGGGCCCAGTTGCAACGCGACCACTTTGCCGGTCGGCCGCCCCTGGAACTCGCGGACCTCTCCCACGGCGTATAAGCGGCGTCCGCCGGGCGCGAGCGCGAGGAACGACGGGTTGTCGGCCTCCGCGATCAGCTTGACCTCTCCCTGCAGCGAGTCGCCGTCCACGGTGACGTCCAGGCGGTAGACGCCACGGCTCAACTCGCTGTTGTACGTGCCCAGGTAAGCGGAGAGCTGCGTCTCGCCGGCGGGCGTCGCCGCACGACCTGTGCCGGGCGCCACGGCATAGCAAGAGAACAGGAGGAGGGCTTGTGCGGCGCGGCTTAGGTGGGATATCGGCATGGGTGTTGTTTGTCTGGAGTGCAGCGGTGACTCAGTCCTTGGCCGGCACGGTAGCCCGGGTGGCGCCGGTCGAGATGCCGCCGTCGACTAGTAGCGTCTGCCCGGTGACGTACTGGCTGGCGTCGGACGCCAGGAACACCACCGCGCCGCGGAGGTCGCCCGGCTGGCCGGGGCGGCGGAGCGGGATGCGGTCGACCAGGTAGTCGAGCCACTCCTGGTTCTCGTACAGCACCTTGTTCTGCTCGGTGCGGAACCAGCCGGGCGCCAGGCAGTTGACCGTTACGCCATGGGGGCCCCAGTCGTCGGCCAGACTCATCGTGAGCTGCTTCACGCCGCCGCGGCTCGCGCAATACGGCCCCAGTCCCGCGTAACCAGCGACCGAGGTCACCGACCCGATGTTGATCACCCGCCCGTAGCCGCGCTCGACCATCCCGCGGCCGATCGCCTGAGCGACGAAGAACGTCCCGCGGAGGTTGGTGTCGAGCACCAGGTTCCAGTCGTCCCAGCTCACGTCGAGCGCCGGCTTGCGGACGTTGCAGCCGGCGTTGTTGACCAGGATGTCGATGGCGCCGCACGCATTGGCCGCGGCGTCGGCCATCCGTTGGATGCTGCCGTGGTCCCGGACGTCGAGCTCCAGGGCCGTGACCTTGCGGCCGAGAGACTCGATCTCCGCTTGGAACGCCGCGAGGTCGTCACGCTTGCGGCTGGTGATCACTAGGTCTGCGCCTGCCGCGGCGAGCGCGCGGCCGAACTCCTGGCCCAGCCCCCGGCTGGCGCCGGTGACGACAGCCGTGCGGCCGGTCAGGTCGAAGGGGTTGTCTTGCAAGGGATGCTCCGGTGAAGAGTTTGGCTCTGGTGTGCTGCGTGCCTAGTCGTTCGCGGGACGCAGCCAGCCGGCCCAGCCGCCGCCCGACTCCAGACGCACCTGCAGGCTGTCGGCGCTGGTGACCGTCTGCGTGGTGTGCTTGAAGTCCATTGCGTTTTGGTCGGCGTTCACGCCGTCGGCCCAGGCTTCCAGCTTGTAGGCGCGATCGCCGAGGAACGAGAGGTCGAGTTCCAGCCGCCGCGGCGTCCAGTTGGTCATCGCGCCGACGAACCAGGCGTCGCCGCTCCGGCGGGCGATGGCGACCACCTCGCCCAGTTCTGCGTGTAGCACGACGGTCTCGTCCCACACGGTGGGCACGGCGGACAGGAACCGCAGGCACTCAGGTTCGCGGCGGTACTGCGTGGGGCTGTCGGCCAGCATCTGCAGTGGGCTCTCGTACACCACGTACATTGCCAGCTGGTGGCAGCGGGTGCCGAGGCTCATCGGACGCTCGTAGATGTCGTGGAAGTACTCGCGGTGCGAGTTGTCCATCGCGCCTGGCGTGTAGTCCATCGGGCCGGCGGTCATGCGGATGAACGGCAGCACCAGCTCTTGGGGCGGTGTGGCCGTTTCGTTGCTCCACTTGTAGTTCTCGAGGCCGGTGACCGCCTCGAACGAGATCACATTCGGGTAGGTCCGCCGGATGCCGAACGGCTTGCAGCTGCCGTGGAAGTCGACCAGCATCCGCCGTTTGCCGGCCTCGGCGGCGGTGCGGTGGTAGAACTCCACGAGCGGCTGGTCGTCACGCTGCATGAAGTCGACCTTGATGCCCGCAACGCCCAGCCCCTCGAACTTGTCGAGCGCCTCGATCATGTTGGCGTCCAGCTCGTTCCACAACGTCCACAGGATCACCCCCACGCCCTTGTCATTGGCGTGGCCGATCAGCTCCACCAGGTCGATCTCCGGGACGGTCTGGGTGAGGTCGCCACGCTTGGACCAGCCCTCGTCGAGGATGATGTACTGCAGGCCAGCCTCGGCGGCGAAGTCGATGAAGTGCTTGTAGGTCGCGGTGTTGACGCCCACCCGGAAGTCGACGCCGGTGACGTTGATGCCGTTCCACCAGTCCCACGAGACCTTGCCCGGCTTGATCCAGCTGGTGTCGGCCAGCTCGCAGGGCGGGGCGAGCTGGTAGATCAGTTCGTTGGTGAGAAAGTCGGCGTCGGCCTCGGCCAGGATCATCACCCGCCAGGGGTACGCCCGCGTGCCGCTGGTCTTGGCCAGGTAGTCCGCGGCCTTGGTGACCATCACGTCGCGGTCCCGGACCGTTCTGGTCGCCAGCGGGTACGGCGCGAATTTGCCGACCAGCCCGCGGTGATCCTCCGCGCCCCGCAGGAACATGCCCGGGTAGGACGCCAGGTCCGACTCCGAGAGGTAGACCTTCGGACCGTTCTGCGGTTCGACCACCATGCCGGTCGAGCAGAACCGCTCGGGGCCGATCTCGCCCAGCGGCACGTGCTTGTACACCCGCTCCTGGTGCGACATCAAGCTATCCTCTTCCGGGAACCAGGTCATCGGCGTCCCGGGGAACCTGAACTCGGCCAGTTCGCTCTCCACCACCACACCGCCGGGCAGGTTCGTCACCCAGCGGTAGGCGACGCCGCGGTCGTACGCCCTCACGACCAGGGCGTGGCTGCCCGACTCGGCGGTCAGCGTCAGCTCGTTGCAGCGGTGCGGCAGCGACTTGAACCGCCGCGGCACGACGAAGGTGGTCGTCTCATTGATCTCGGTTCGCGTTTCGTTGGCGGCGCCCAGGCTCGTGCCGAACGGCTTGCGGCCCCTGATTGTCAGGTCGATCTGCGACCGATCAATCACCACTTCGCCTTTGTGCTGAACAGAGAAGCGGACGCCGTCGCTCTCTTCGATCTCCACCAGAACGTCGCCAGACGGAGACTCTAATCTCCATTCGGCGGCGCTCAGGCCGTTAACCAACAAAAGGATAGCGAGGATCGCAATCAGGCGGACGCAGCGGTGGGGCAGGGACATGGCGGGCGGCGGACCAGTTGGAGGGTGGGATCGCGTGCCCGACAGTGTAAGCCGCGGGGCTGTGCGATACGAGCCTTTGCCGGAGATTGGAAGGCATCGCACCACGTCTGCGGCGGGTCGCAGTGCTCACCAGCGTTCGGCTGTTTTAGCTGCACCGCGCGAGCGGTTCGTTTATCATGCGCCGGCCACGCCGTTGGGGCGTGGTTGCTCATCCATCCAGCACGCCCGCTTCGGGCAACCAGTTCTATGAATCCTTACGTTCCGTTCGTCAGGAGCCAGTTGAGCGTCGTAGGCGTCTGCTTATCGGCCCTGCTGGCCTGCCACACCGTCCTCGGCCAGCAACCTACGAGCAAGGCGTCGGTCGCCGCCCCAATTGGGCTGACCTGCGAGTATCTGGTCGACCCGCTCGGGGTTGACGTTGCGCAGCCGCGGCTCGGCTGGAAGCTGCCGCCCGACCTGCACGCGGCGCCCGGGCCTCGGCAGGCCGGCTACGAGGTGCTCGTCGCATCGAGTCGACGCAAGCTGCACCGCGATGAAGGTGACCTGTGGTCATCCGGCAAGCGAGACGGCGCTCAGAGCACTTTGGTCGCTTACGAGGGTCAGCCACTGGAGTCTGGGGCCGAGTGCTTCTGGAAGGTGCGGGTGTGGGACGACGCCGGCTCGGTGTCCGACTGGAGCCCAATCGCCCGGTGGTCGGTCGGTCTGCTGAGCGCAGACGACTGGCAGGCGGAGTGGATCGGCCCGCCCGAGTCTCAGCGGATCGAACCCACCGATGCCGACCGATCGCCGGTCTGGGATCCGTGGCTGCGCAAGGCGTTCGAGCTGCCGTGGCGGCCCGAGCGGGCAGAGCTGTGCGTGGCGTCGATCGGCTACCACGAACTGTACGTCAACGGGCAGCAGGTCACGGCCCAGGTGCTGGCGCCGGCGGTTTCGAACCACCGCGTACGGGCCCGCTACGTGACTTACGACATCGCAGCGCACCTCCGGCCGGGCAAGAACGTGGTCGCCTTGTGGCTGGGCGCCTCGTGGGCGATCTATCCACACTACCGCACGCCTAGCAGCCCGGGCGTGCCGGTGGTGATCGCGCAGGGGGAGTTCAAACGCGGAGGCGCGAGTTTTCAGCTCCGCACCGACAAGTCATGGCTCACGCACCCCAGCCCTAACCGGCTGCTGGGGCGGTGGGAGTTCCGTCACTTCGGCGGCGAGCACTACGACGCGCGCCGCGAGCTGCCCGGCTGGAGCGAGACCGCGTTCGATGATTCGGAATGGCAGGCGTCCGCGGTCTACCGCCCGGACGTGGAGCTGTCCGCCCAGATGGTCGAGCCCAATATCGTTTCCGAAACGTTCGAGGCGGCGTCGGTCCATGAAACCGAACCGGGCGTGTACCAGGTTGATTTTGGGCGGAACTTTGCGGGGATGATCGAAGTCGATCTCGCCGCCCAACCGGGCAAGGCGGTGCGGCTGCTCTCGTCGGAGCTGCCCGAGCGGGAGGAGATGTTCGGCCTGCACAGCGAGTACATTGCCGACCAGCGCGGCCGGGGCACGTTCCGCAGCCGCTTCAATTACCACAGCGGCCGCTACCTGACGATCCACGGCGCCGCCCGCCGGCCGCTGACATCCGAGGTCCGCGCAATGCCTGTACGCACCGGCTTCGCGCGCACGGGGCGTTTCGCCTGCTCGAA
Above is a window of Posidoniimonas corsicana DNA encoding:
- a CDS encoding SDR family NAD(P)-dependent oxidoreductase, whose product is MQDNPFDLTGRTAVVTGASRGLGQEFGRALAAAGADLVITSRKRDDLAAFQAEIESLGRKVTALELDVRDHGSIQRMADAAANACGAIDILVNNAGCNVRKPALDVSWDDWNLVLDTNLRGTFFVAQAIGRGMVERGYGRVINIGSVTSVAGYAGLGPYCASRGGVKQLTMSLADDWGPHGVTVNCLAPGWFRTEQNKVLYENQEWLDYLVDRIPLRRPGQPGDLRGAVVFLASDASQYVTGQTLLVDGGISTGATRATVPAKD
- a CDS encoding glycoside hydrolase family 97 protein gives rise to the protein MSLPHRCVRLIAILAILLLVNGLSAAEWRLESPSGDVLVEIEESDGVRFSVQHKGEVVIDRSQIDLTIRGRKPFGTSLGAANETRTEINETTTFVVPRRFKSLPHRCNELTLTAESGSHALVVRAYDRGVAYRWVTNLPGGVVVESELAEFRFPGTPMTWFPEEDSLMSHQERVYKHVPLGEIGPERFCSTGMVVEPQNGPKVYLSESDLASYPGMFLRGAEDHRGLVGKFAPYPLATRTVRDRDVMVTKAADYLAKTSGTRAYPWRVMILAEADADFLTNELIYQLAPPCELADTSWIKPGKVSWDWWNGINVTGVDFRVGVNTATYKHFIDFAAEAGLQYIILDEGWSKRGDLTQTVPEIDLVELIGHANDKGVGVILWTLWNELDANMIEALDKFEGLGVAGIKVDFMQRDDQPLVEFYHRTAAEAGKRRMLVDFHGSCKPFGIRRTYPNVISFEAVTGLENYKWSNETATPPQELVLPFIRMTAGPMDYTPGAMDNSHREYFHDIYERPMSLGTRCHQLAMYVVYESPLQMLADSPTQYRREPECLRFLSAVPTVWDETVVLHAELGEVVAIARRSGDAWFVGAMTNWTPRRLELDLSFLGDRAYKLEAWADGVNADQNAMDFKHTTQTVTSADSLQVRLESGGGWAGWLRPAND
- a CDS encoding lactonase family protein, with amino-acid sequence MPISHLSRAAQALLLFSCYAVAPGTGRAATPAGETQLSAYLGTYNSELSRGVYRLDVTVDGDSLQGEVKLIAEADNPSFLALAPGGRRLYAVGEVREFQGRPTGKVVALQLGPAGEWSELNAAPTAGGGPCYVSLDNRSKFLLIANYGAGTVASLPVQPNGKVGPAVSFHQHTGRSVIESRQSGPHAHCIVTDPSNRFALAADLGTDKVYVYRFDEQTGELAPHDPPSFSMPAGAGPRHLAFHPKGRLLLVINELSSTLASLAWDPATGALEQLDLQSTLPADYDGRNSCADVHVHPSGRFVYGSNRGHDSIAVFAIDPATGTLTPNGHTPARVRTPRNFGIVPSGEYLLACGQDSDSVSVFRVNQQTGELTPIGEPIKAPRPVCVRFITE
- a CDS encoding mechanosensitive ion channel family protein gives rise to the protein MNTLLLAQAADEADDAPEIQTPEIRSIDDAVSTVVGSLSGMLEDFLARLPLIVAALLILLVTWGVAALADRVTRKALTRVRLRRSLKDLLRQVAYAAVWVVGLLVAAVIIFPGMTIAKVLTVFGLGSIAIGFAFKDIVENFFAGVLILWRFPFENGDFIECGDIEGAVEETTIRMTTIRQVDGQLVVLPNAQLFKSPVRVMTSRPTRRARLICGVDYTTDLSSAQQTIHDALVACDSVKANPQPEVFAREFGDSSINFEVCWWAGSTPKEQRASRDEVVQEIKRRLDGAEIEIPFPHRTMTFKEPITVQGDATPAEHAHGG
- a CDS encoding family 78 glycoside hydrolase catalytic domain, encoding MNPYVPFVRSQLSVVGVCLSALLACHTVLGQQPTSKASVAAPIGLTCEYLVDPLGVDVAQPRLGWKLPPDLHAAPGPRQAGYEVLVASSRRKLHRDEGDLWSSGKRDGAQSTLVAYEGQPLESGAECFWKVRVWDDAGSVSDWSPIARWSVGLLSADDWQAEWIGPPESQRIEPTDADRSPVWDPWLRKAFELPWRPERAELCVASIGYHELYVNGQQVTAQVLAPAVSNHRVRARYVTYDIAAHLRPGKNVVALWLGASWAIYPHYRTPSSPGVPVVIAQGEFKRGGASFQLRTDKSWLTHPSPNRLLGRWEFRHFGGEHYDARRELPGWSETAFDDSEWQASAVYRPDVELSAQMVEPNIVSETFEAASVHETEPGVYQVDFGRNFAGMIEVDLAAQPGKAVRLLSSELPEREEMFGLHSEYIADQRGRGTFRSRFNYHSGRYLTIHGAARRPLTSEVRAMPVRTGFARTGRFACSNERLNRIYDASMWTLENLSLGGYLVDCPQRERMGYGGDAHATLLATLYNYGAGAFYTKWAEDWRDCQYDDGYLPNTAPTYWGGGGPGWGGFTVTLPWQLYRQHGDRRILQQQRPTIERWLAFMDSTSQDNLLTPWKGRDTAPQDEWVFLGDWLWPDAHGTNSHTDETLFFNNCYWVYNLQTAAQVMSVLGDQSAAEGYRRRADEVRAAINNRFYDPDQHSYVNGQQAYLALALLADVPYADERDGVWQTLEREIVERQGGHIDAGITGGAMLFNLLMDAGRNDLIYAMVDRSDYPSWGHMLEQGATTIWESWERRADSGHSMLHSSYLYVGAWPLHGLVGISPGPEPGFAEFEIRPSKVLFDKLDWVTASYESEHGAIEFASKRTDDGHELSILVPPNTQARLVLPVGLHAYTPSGAVIKDGHAESDDAHDARTVNLAAPGRRSIIVRSAY
- a CDS encoding formylmethanofuran dehydrogenase subunit A; its protein translation is MLKIAGATLHDPANGVDGRQADLWIDGGKIVAPPDNPAVKPARVLDAKGLIAMPGGVDMHCHIAGPKVNAARELRCDDRRAEDQRIARREGFRSGTLGSVPSTFATGYKYAGLGYTTAFDAAVPPMAARHAHLELADTPCIDSGFYVLLGNNHYVMDCLKQRDPARLRSYLAWLLGATKGYAPKLVNPGGVEVWKQSGQDALQGLEDKVPQFDVSPREIIRGVAQAAAELGLPHPVHLHCNQLGMPGNWRTTLDSMHALEGCRAHLTHIQFHSYGGGDEDEGTLASRVQPLVEHVNRHENLTVDVGQVLFGATTNMTGDGPLGHYLYRTTGDRWYCHDTEVEAGCGVLPMEYRDKNLFNALQWAIGLEWHLMIDDPWRLALSTDSPNGGSFLAYPELIRLLMDRDHRNEVLSRCPPKLQDRCGLAGLDREYTLNEIAIITRASPARILGLPNKGRLDAGADADITLYTPSDNAAEMFALPRYVLKAGELIIDNYEPCAAPDGKTLCVAPDYDPTPLSDMEKWFASEYSVQMSHYGVRDDETPRAEVTPTG